One Vicugna pacos chromosome X, VicPac4, whole genome shotgun sequence DNA window includes the following coding sequences:
- the LOC140691862 gene encoding melanoma-associated antigen 10-like, with protein sequence MAVTPSIKSNQGSSSQDGKGPSTLQSLPVTGSLFKDAIEDKVADLVGFLLLKYRTKELITKVEMLIVIKDYLDHFLVILSQASECLQLVFGIDVKELDPISHSYVLINTLGLTYNGMLSGDQSVPKTGLLINILSVIFMDGNCSPEENIWEVLSVMRLCAGRKHFIYGEPRELITKAWVQEGYLEYRQVANSDPARHEFLWGPRAHAETSKMKILELLAKINGTIPNAFPILYEDALRDEEKRSQARVAARASSRVRASGRVRATGRARARVTPNSFCRHK encoded by the coding sequence ATGGCAGTCACACCATCAATCAAATCAAATCAGGGCTCCAGCAGCCAAGATGGGAAGGGCCCAAGCACTTTGCAGTCCCTGCCAGTCACTGGGTCCTTGTTTAAAGATGCCATAGAAGATAAGGTGGCTGATCTAGTGGGGTTCCTGCTCCTCAAATATCGCACAAAGGAGCTAATCACAAAAGTAGAAATGCTTATTGTAATCAAAGATTACCTGGACCACTTCCTTGTGATCCTCAGCCAAGCCTCTGAGTGCCTCCAGCTGGTCTTTGGCATTGATGTGAAAGAATTGGACCCCATCAGCCACTCTTATGTCCTGATCAACACCTTGGGCCTCACCTACAATGGGATGCTGAGTGGTGACCAAAGTGTGCCCAAGACTGGCCTCCTTATAAATATCTTGAGTGTGATCTTCATGGATGGCAACTGTTCCCCTGAGGAGAACATCTGGGAAGTGCTGAGTGTGATGAGGCTGTGTGCTGGGAGGAAGCACTTCATCTATGGGGAGCCCAGGGAGCTCATCACCAAagcgtgggtgcaggaggggtacctggagtaccggcaggtggccaacagcgatcccgctcgccacgagttcctgtggggtccTCGGGCCCATGCAGAGACCAGCAAGATGAAAATCCTAGAGCTTTTGGCCAAAATAAATGGTACCATCCCCAATGCCTTTCCTATCTTGTATGAGGATGCtttgagagatgaggaaaagAGATCTCAAGCCAGAGTTGCAGCCAGGGCCAGTAGTAGGGTCAGGGCCAGTGGTAGGGTCAGAGCCACTGGtagggccagggccagggtcaCACCCAACAGCTTCTGTCGCCACAAGTGA